One genomic segment of Oncorhynchus kisutch isolate 150728-3 linkage group LG15, Okis_V2, whole genome shotgun sequence includes these proteins:
- the sgcg gene encoding gamma-sarcoglycan, producing the protein MVREQYVNTTQDSSVPAPVPDSIYKIGIYGWRKRCLYLFVLLLIIILTVNFALTIWILRVMWFNTEGMGHLKVTSDGVRLEDGESEFLFPLYAQEIHSREDSSLLVNSSENVTLNARNENNDVTGSLSVGPDVAQGNAQNFIISSNTKTLFSADDKEVVVGTDKLRVTGLEGALFEHSVETPLLKAEPFKDLRLESPTRSLSMDAPKGVFVKALAGNIEAASNMDFLLHSSEGLVILDAETVRLPNLPLGQGGVSGNAQGLYEVCVCPSGKLFLSKAGVTSTCSESQEC; encoded by the exons ATGGTGAGGGAGCAGTATGTCAACACCACCCAGGACAGCAGTGTCCCTGCCCCGGTCCCTGACTCAATCTATAAGATCGGGATCTACGGTTGGAGGAAGCGCTGCCTCTACCTGTTTGTCCTGCTGCTCATTATCATCCTCACTGTGAACTTTGCCCTTACCATATGGATCCTCCGGGTCATGTGGTTTAACACG GAAGGGATGGGACACCTAAAAGTAACATCGGACGGAGTGAGGCTTGAGGACGGCGAGTCAGAgttcctctttcctctctacgCCCAAGAGATCCACTCCAGAGAG GACTCCTCTCTCTTGGTGAACTCGTCTGAAAACGTCACCCTCAATGCCCGCAATGAAAATAATGATGTCACAGGAAGTCTCTCTGTAG GTCCAGATGTGGCCCAGGGAAATGCACAGAACTTTATCATCAGCTCCAACACCAAGACGCTGTTTTCTGCAGATGACAAAGAGGTGGTTGTTGGGACAGACAAGCTCCGTGTCACAG GTCTAGAAGGTGCCCTGTTTGAACACTCTGTAGAGACGCCCCTGCTCAAAGCTGAGCCCTTCAAAGACTTGAG GCTGGAGTCTCCAACCCGCTCTCTCAGCATGGATGCACCAAAGGGAGTCTTTGTCAAAGCACTGGCCGGGAACATCGAGGCTGCATCTAACATGGATTTTCTATTGCACTCCAGTGAAGGACTG gTGATTCTGGATGCCGAGACGGTGCGTCTGCCTAATCTCCCCCTGGGACAAGGAGGTGTGTCTGGAAACGCTCAGGGACTCTAcgaagtgtgtgtttgtccaagCGGAAAGCTGTTCCTGTCCAAGGCCGGGGTCACCTCCACGTGCAGCGAAAGCCAAGAGTGCTAG
- the LOC109905788 gene encoding 40S ribosomal protein S25-like, with the protein MPPKDAKGKGKDSGKSKKDKDPANKSGGKAKKKKWSKGKVRDKLNNLVLFDKATYEKLNKEVPNYKLITPAVVSERLKIRGSLARAALQELLSKGMIKLVSKHRSQVIYTRNTKGPEEEGGVVVPDKPEKPEKAAKAAKGEKGEKEEKA; encoded by the exons ATG CCTCCTAAAGACgccaaggggaaggggaaggattCCGGGAAGTCCAAAAAGGACAAGGATCCAGCCAACAAATCCGGAGGCAAAGCCAAGAAGAAG AAGTGGTCCAAGGGAAAGGTGAGGGATAAGCTCAACAACCTGGTCCTCTTCGACAAGGCCACCTATGAAAAGTTGAACAAGGAAGTGCCCAACTACAAGCTCATCACACCAGCAGTTGTGTCCGAGAGGCTAAAGATCAGAGGGTCTCTGGCCAGGGCTGCCCTCCAGGAATTGCTCAGCAAAG GTATGATCAAGTTGGTGTCAAAACACAGATCGCAGGTGATCTACACACGTAACACCAAGGGTCCCGAGGAGGAGGGTGGTGTTGTGGTTCCAGACAAGCCAGAGAAGCCTGAGAAGGCAGCTAAGGCAgcgaagggagagaagggagaaaaggaAGAGAAAGCATAA